TTCGAGCGCAACCCTATCCTTGATACTACCGCTGGGGTTCAGGCTCTCCAATTTAGCGTAGACATTACCCAGTTTAATTAGTGGGGTGTTCCCAATGGTGGCCAGCACATCAAGTTCTGTATTACGCATATCCATCCTTTACAAAAACAATCCTGCCTGGAATCCCGGTCAAAATAGTGCCAATTCAATTCCGGCGAGTACCAATAAGGGCGAAACTGGTATTCACCTGGTTCGACACTATCCATAAAATTCTAGCAGTTACGATGGCGACTATCAAGCTGCTGCTGAAGCGTTACGCTGAAGAGCGGACTGGGACACCGGAACACCCGGACCTGTTTTTTAAAAAGTTGCGCGACATGAAGCTACAGATATCCCTGGTGTGAGCCTGGTGGCACAAAGAGATTCCGGGGTCGTAGTCAGACTATCCCGTGCCCCTTCATTACGGGAACCACATGCCTTCACCAGGGCCGTAACTACATTCGGTATATCCTGGATGGTTGTAGCCCGGGTCTATTCCGTGAAGTCAACGACCACTTCCTGTACGTCCCACAGTGGTTCTATCTTCTCGAGCACTTCCTGTTTCATCGCCGGAGCGAACTGGTGACCGGCAGGCAGGTCAAGAACAACCCGCACAGTCCCGTCCTTCACCTCGATTGAGTCAACCATGCTGCTGCGCACCACACTCAATCCGGTAATGGGGCTGACAACCTTCCGCAGACGCCGTCGCACCACTTCTACCGTGGTCGGTTTCCGTTCCTTGACCAGACCGTGGCGCTCCTCGTAGTTCTGGATTGCGGAGCGTAGTCCTTCTATCGCCAGCACGGAACAGTGGGCCTTGATTGCCGGTAGACCACCCAGCGCATCCGCCGCCTGCTTCCATGTTATCTTCCTGGCCTCGTCCAGCGTCTTGCCCATGGCGAGCTCGGTGATGATTGAGCCGGTGGCAATATTGGAAGCGCAACCGTAGGACTCGAACTTGATATCGGAGATTCGCCTGGACGCTTCGTCGACGCTTATGTAAACCGCGACCATGTCGCCACAGGCCGGGCTTCCCTCCGTTGCCTTTCCATCAGGGTCCTCAATCTTACCCACATTTTGCGGGTGGCGAAAATGCTCCAGTACGGTGTCGCTGTAAGGAAACTTCATATCCATTCCTCCTTCCCTTTACTATTCTTTACCCAGTGGGCTGATTTCTCTCAATTCATGCACTATCTCGGCCAAGGCATCAACCACAGCATCGGCGTCTTCAATGCTGTTGTAACGTCCGGGGGTGAATCGAATCGAACCGTGCGCCCTTTCGTGGTCACCGCCTATCCCGTAGATTACGTGGCTGCCTTCCAGGGAACGGCTGAAGCATGCTGAGCCCGTACTCACGGCGAAGCCACGCATGTCAAGATGCAACGTAATCGACTCTCCCTCAACGAAGTGAAATGTGACATTGGCGTTCTGTGGCAACCGCTGCCACCGGTGTCCGTTGAGCGTGGTCCTGGGTATTTCGGCGAGTGCGCGGTCGATAATGCGGTCACGTATCGCCTGTAACCGCTGTGTCTCTTCCGGCGTGACCAGTTCTACCGCCCTGGCAAACCCCACTGCGCCAGGTATGTTCTCCAGTCCGGCCCGCAGGTTGAATTCCTGGAAACCGCCGTCCATCCACTTCACCAGAGGTGTCCCCTGACGGATATAGAGTCCGCCGACACCTTTCGGGCCGTGGATAGTGTGCGCCGCCACCGTAACCAGGTCAACAGGTACCTTTTTTACGTCAAACTCAACACGACAGAAGCTATGGGTGGCATCGGTATGGAAGAGCACCCCTTTATCACGGCAGATTGTGCCAATTCTCTCAATATCCTGGATGGTGCCTATCTCCTGGTTGGCATGCTGGATTGAGACTAGTATGGTATCATTGTTGATTTCAGCTTTCAGCTTGTCCAGATTGACAAAACCATCCCCATCCATTTCAAGTCGTGTTACCCGGAACCCCTGTTTCTCAAGT
This DNA window, taken from Dehalococcoidales bacterium, encodes the following:
- a CDS encoding cysteine desulfurase family protein encodes the protein MQERFVYLDNAAATRLDERVLEVMTPYFFNTFAVATSEFGYSLGIEARETLTEAREKLAGALGASGEEFIFTSGSTESSNIALKGVALALGEKKGKHIIISTIEDFPVLYSAQTLEKQGFRVTRLEMDGDGFVNLDKLKAEINNDTILVSIQHANQEIGTIQDIERIGTICRDKGVLFHTDATHSFCRVEFDVKKVPVDLVTVAAHTIHGPKGVGGLYIRQGTPLVKWMDGGFQEFNLRAGLENIPGAVGFARAVELVTPEETQRLQAIRDRIIDRALAEIPRTTLNGHRWQRLPQNANVTFHFVEGESITLHLDMRGFAVSTGSACFSRSLEGSHVIYGIGGDHERAHGSIRFTPGRYNSIEDADAVVDALAEIVHELREISPLGKE
- a CDS encoding iron-sulfur cluster assembly scaffold protein, whose protein sequence is MKFPYSDTVLEHFRHPQNVGKIEDPDGKATEGSPACGDMVAVYISVDEASRRISDIKFESYGCASNIATGSIITELAMGKTLDEARKITWKQAADALGGLPAIKAHCSVLAIEGLRSAIQNYEERHGLVKERKPTTVEVVRRRLRKVVSPITGLSVVRSSMVDSIEVKDGTVRVVLDLPAGHQFAPAMKQEVLEKIEPLWDVQEVVVDFTE